The DNA sequence AAATTAGCCTCAAGATGCCCCAGACATTCTCACAATGGAGGGACACATTGGCACGCCCCCGCTCCGTCAGTAGGACTTTATCCACCAGGGTCGTCTCGGGACACTGGGCGTCCTGGGTCCGGTCCATGCAGTACAGGTTGTACACCGTACCGGGATCCAGGCGGCACGGCTGCCTCAGCAGCAGTTCCGCCTCGTACCACTTGCGGTCGCTCACCATCGGACCGTCCTTCCAGGCCGCGGTCGAGAGACCGATGCTCTGCAAGCTGCTGGACATCTCGGAAGCGAGGGTCATGTGGGCCGGGAGGGGCAGTTCCGACACCAGGACGGCGAACCGGATGCCGATCAGATAGAGAGGCAAGTCCAGGGAGAACCGGATGCAGGTCAGGTGGACGTCGACGGACTCCACGTAGTCCGGATCGGTCCGGAACTGCAGCTGGGACGAGTACTTGAGCAGTGATTCCGGAACACAGAAGTTCCCCCGGGTCCGGTTGTTGGGACGGACCCGGGACAGGACTGCTGCCGGCAGCTCCGCTTTTTCGGCGTCGGACATGTCGTCGAAGCAGACGCATCCCAGGAAGGGCTCCAGGGCAGCGAGGATGGCCCCTTCGTCGACCCTCTTGCCCAGGCGGCAGCAGTGGGAGGGGGCCCAGCGCAGGAGGGCCCGGAACACAGTCAGCTCATTCTGCACGTTGAGGGACGGGCTGTTCACTACCTGTTTTCAAACACAAAAATGAGCAGATTTAAAATAATGAAGATAAATATTCCAAGTACAGGCATCCCTCGCATAACACGGTCAATTCGTTCTGAATAGTTTCAAAACCCTGTTATATgagacctttttaaaaataactttcaaacttattttttaaactaattaattatgtacatagtaaaaatcaaatGTGTATCGTGTGGTATGGAAATTGTGTTTCATGTTATATATAGAAACTGTGTTGTTCAAGACTTAAAAATAATGTGAATTGAGGAATGTGAACCAAGttatatcaaaattaagtttcataaaaacaaagtaaaaacctGTTAGAGTTactatcaaacattaacagaacgtattaaacaaaaatgaaatttcatctttttaaaacataactttttgttatatcaaaaccatgaagtattaaattcaagttttgtaccatgtgctatcgaaactgtgttataataattgcaaatttggtACCATGTAATATTGAAACCCTGTTGTATAAGTACCATGTTATATGAGGGATGCCTgtacattaaattttaagaaagactTTTAACTTAACGCATTCAAGGgaaccccaaacttaaatttttgagaggcgGAAGTCCTCAATTCTGCACCTCAGAGCCAGATCAACGCAAGTCACATGATCgcaactttacaggagagagtGAAAACTTTTGCCTGGAGCATACAAAAGATGAGACTTGCGGTCTTTTTTTGGCCTGAGCTattatttttggttcttgaagacaattcctaaAGCTTTAGAAGTGTTGAAAAGTTTTATAACTTACTTCCTTCGTTTTTGAACAGCGAGAAAATTATCCCATAAGCTAACTGGCACACGAATTGCTCCCCAGAGTTAAACTCCAACTATGATTCATGTGGTGTTTATCGTCGCGATAATTTGACATAATGGGCAAAAGTGTTGAGGAACTTTTTGCTTGGTGCataatgaaaatgattttaagttttcattaTGCATCAAGCAAAAGAAGAAAGGTTAAGTGTGTTGTGCTGTTATGACTAATTTATGCATGTGCTGAATTGCGCCGCACCATTGCGTAGTGGAAACGGAAACCCATTAAAGGGGAGTCAATCAATCTCTCTTCTTTATTACCTTATTTCTCCTCAGCTCTTAGCTGTTTCTGATGCAAAAGGCGACTGTTGGCCGATTGTTTTGGTGCTGACATTTTTCGTATGGAATATTGCTGGGTATGAATTTTATGTGTTTCTACTAGGTGTTTTTCAAGTTTTCTGGCATTAACTCAAGGTGCCCCTAGATGGATTAGTCATTGtgatattttataactttaacaaaatttgttttgaatttttccctATGAATATTTGGGGGTTTCTTTACAGTCTAAATTGTTTTAGGAAgataaaatgttttctatttacACTTGTGAATATTTCACTGTTtctattgtttaataaaattgttatttgactgttaaaaatgaatctatAATTCTTTCCCCTGGACAGATCATTCCACAAATTTTTCAATGGCTTTCCTCAACCTGCTTTTAGTTCCTTGAACTTTGGGTATTTTCTTCCGCTGTAGTGGGCAAGTCCAACATCTTTTAATATTGATAAAtacttacaaaggatttttttttttcagaataatatatatttatattttcatattcgcaactccgcgctcgaatatgctaccttgcagagatttacaaaactgccgacaaaactaaaacattgcgttccatgtgttcattttgggcaaaacaaatagtttgttacgtgtatttttttatttgcgtaattcatcatttggaatcgtcatccgcaacagcgtaacatcaaaaatatctgatataaactgtgagtacacattttatttatcttgttctgagtgaatttgaataaatatcagtttttcaattcgatgaaaaaaaaacgaacttaacaacattgactggacacttttccttaacctaattccacataaatgatttaaataacctttgttactacagtatcctactgaaatagacagtttgaaataaattttcttgaaaatatttatcgcagaacagattgaaaaatcgagaaagaacgttaagaatttgaacaataaaaaataaaagtttgccaaaaatctgtttatagagttatggttttaaaattgtgtgaaagaataatgtatcttgacaagattttgcatatcagttaaatcatttccatgacgaatgaattgaatgcatgatgatttcttttgatatccaatcatatagtcatagaaataaattatctagtgttaaacgttactcttgacagtctgtcacgtatgtgcactatgtgacaaaaatgtcaacaaatgccggaaatgtcacgaaactgaacttaatatgtactaatgtatagaaaaaacggtacaaaatgaaaatgccgttcgaagcgaaccaaaaatttatgaattccgaattcaacatcatgaaaatggctgCATCAGAACAACTTACTTtgtgttctgcataattttttactttcgtaatactttttgatttctaatctgtTTCTACAtaggtcagaataaccaaaagactttgaaaaatcttttcaaatgaataaagaacaaaaaatcatacatgcgaacgaaaatatctatcatttcctaagtttagaagcaatttatatgtcACAGCgagcgtttgttttagttttttcatcggccattagacagtggctgcagcgccccctatagtttgttggagttgcgaatgggcATGTTGCAAAATGAAACATTCTGTACGAAGAGTTTGAATTCATTTAACCAGAAGGCAAGGCAAGCACACAAATATAGACAAATATagtttatgaacttttttttatatccCATTTAGTTTGTTTAAAggtgtggatttttaaaaattttcttaagaaAAAGATTAATATCTCATTAATATTCAAAAGATGTTTGAATAACACTGACTGGGAAAAAAGGTAAACAATGGTAAATGTATGAGAAACCACAAGCATTACAACTGCCAtataataaacttttattttgacacattttcatATGACTCATTTAACACTAGCCAAACCAAAATTGCAAATGTTCACCACAGGAGAACTCTTGGAACTGGAACACATACTATCATATCTAAAAGCCAGTGTCTAAATGGAAACACAACTGGCTGTCACATGTGAAAGCAATGGCAATCCAAAAATGAAGTGGTTCAAGCACACATAAAATGACTCAACTATAATAATATCAGATGCTACTTttcgaaaagaaaacatttataaacTTTTCAATCTGACACAGGTGGAGAAAATATTCCTTCATCAGTGTTGGTTAATCGAGACCTACCTCAAGCACTGCATCTTTCCCTAATGCTTTGAATGCTCCACTCTCAAGTAGAATGAATCCAGCATCCACAATGAGTCGCAAGCAGTGCTCTTTCAGCCCCCATAGCGAGTAAACGAATGCTGCCTGGTACAGATGGCAGACATTGGCAATGCTCAGGACCCCCTCCAGGAAACGGCCACAACGCTGGACCAGTGGATCCACTTGATACTGGTGGGCCACCTTCAATAGTTCGTATGCATCTCTCCAAGTCTCGAAGACCACACGTCCGCAGTAGATATACCTGAGAGAAGATTGATTGTTTCAATGACAACGCTTCATCGCAAT is a window from the Uloborus diversus isolate 005 chromosome 6, Udiv.v.3.1, whole genome shotgun sequence genome containing:
- the LOC129224063 gene encoding BTB/POZ domain-containing protein 9-like; its protein translation is MSSMLESAGGAGERLLLRENLSDLTIVCGNFRFPAHSLLLASQSAVLRSMLSDDFSEKNSRRIVLKDVKPETVELFLEYIYCGRVVFETWRDAYELLKVAHQYQVDPLVQRCGRFLEGVLSIANVCHLYQAAFVYSLWGLKEHCLRLIVDAGFILLESGAFKALGKDAVLEVVNSPSLNVQNELTVFRALLRWAPSHCCRLGKRVDEGAILAALEPFLGCVCFDDMSDAEKAELPAAVLSRVRPNNRTRGNFCVPESLLKYSSQLQFRTDPDYVESVDVHLTCIRFSLDLPLYLIGIRFAVLVSELPLPAHMTLASEMSSSLQSIGLSTAAWKDGPMVSDRKWYEAELLLRQPCRLDPGTVYNLYCMDRTQDAQCPETTLVDKVLLTERGRANVSLHCENVWGILRLIFI